The proteins below are encoded in one region of Pseudomonas sp. SCB32:
- a CDS encoding amino acid ABC transporter permease, translating into MARTKRATWPWHGLTGLIILLIGLGLWYSTSLISYEWRWNRVPQYFAYQAEEPQRAENISRVEKIEQAGRDVRVTLQGEEGQQQVLNVAADSLQFAENDDVGEGDVVGMQRHWAAGPLAWGLWTTVWISFVSGGIGLLIGLFTGLCRLSKNPTLHDLSTVYVELVRGTPLLVQIFIFYFFIGTVLNLSREFAGVAALALFTGAYVAEIVRAGVQSIARGQDEAARSLGLNAAQSMRHVILPQAFKRVLPPLAGQFISLVKDTSLVSVIAITELTKSGREAITTSFSTFEIWFCVAALYLVINLPLSHLAGRLERRLSQSD; encoded by the coding sequence GTGGCTAGAACGAAACGCGCAACCTGGCCCTGGCATGGGCTTACCGGGCTGATCATCCTGCTGATCGGCCTCGGGCTTTGGTACTCCACCTCGCTGATTTCCTATGAGTGGCGCTGGAATCGCGTCCCGCAGTACTTCGCCTACCAGGCCGAAGAACCGCAGCGGGCCGAGAACATCTCGCGGGTGGAGAAAATCGAACAGGCCGGGCGTGACGTTCGCGTCACCCTGCAGGGCGAGGAGGGCCAGCAGCAGGTGCTGAACGTGGCCGCCGACAGCCTGCAGTTCGCCGAGAACGACGATGTCGGCGAAGGCGATGTGGTCGGCATGCAGCGCCACTGGGCCGCCGGCCCGCTGGCCTGGGGCCTGTGGACCACCGTGTGGATTTCCTTCGTCTCCGGCGGCATCGGCCTGCTGATCGGCCTGTTCACCGGCCTCTGTCGCCTGTCGAAGAACCCGACCCTGCACGACCTCTCGACCGTCTATGTCGAGCTGGTGCGCGGCACGCCGCTGCTGGTGCAGATCTTTATCTTCTACTTCTTCATCGGCACCGTGCTGAACCTCTCCCGCGAGTTCGCCGGGGTGGCCGCGCTGGCGCTGTTTACCGGTGCCTATGTGGCCGAGATCGTCCGTGCCGGCGTGCAGTCCATCGCCCGTGGCCAGGACGAAGCCGCGCGCTCCCTGGGCCTGAACGCCGCGCAATCGATGCGCCACGTGATCCTGCCGCAGGCCTTCAAGCGCGTGCTGCCGCCGCTGGCCGGGCAGTTCATCAGCCTGGTGAAGGACACCTCGCTGGTCTCGGTAATCGCCATCACCGAACTGACCAAGAGTGGCCGCGAGGCGATCACCACCTCGTTCTCCACCTTCGAGATCTGGTTCTGCGTCGCAGCGCTCTACCTCGTGATCAACCTGCCGCTGTCGCACCTGGCAGGCCGTCTGGAACGGAGGCTCAGCCAAAGTGATTGA
- a CDS encoding NUDIX domain-containing protein, giving the protein MTSSLQHRIRAAGLLVRDEQILLVRHEVGGDEYWIPPGGGFESDKDESTRDTVRRECFEETGLAVVVGPLVYVREFAEPLAGRFHMELFYRVDAWSGDVSLDNLRGLGGDEFDIRAVAWVPRAQLPRLPSFYPAELLDDVWERLAGAQPVIRHLGLQR; this is encoded by the coding sequence ATGACTTCCTCCCTGCAACATCGTATCCGCGCGGCCGGCCTGCTGGTGCGCGACGAACAAATCCTCCTGGTGCGCCACGAGGTCGGCGGTGACGAGTACTGGATTCCGCCGGGAGGCGGCTTCGAGTCGGACAAGGACGAATCGACCCGCGACACGGTGCGCCGCGAATGCTTCGAGGAAACCGGGCTGGCCGTGGTAGTCGGCCCGCTGGTGTATGTCCGCGAGTTCGCCGAACCGCTGGCCGGGCGCTTTCACATGGAGTTGTTCTATCGCGTGGACGCCTGGAGCGGGGACGTCAGCCTGGACAACCTGCGTGGCCTGGGCGGTGACGAGTTCGATATCCGCGCCGTGGCCTGGGTGCCGCGCGCCCAGCTGCCGCGCCTGCCCTCCTTCTACCCCGCCGAATTGCTCGACGACGTCTGGGAGCGCCTGGCCGGTGCACAGCCGGTGATCCGCCACCTGGGGCTGCAGCGCTGA
- a CDS encoding transporter substrate-binding domain-containing protein, translating into MKKYVASLVMGVCALVGVASAQAGAIDEAAKRGTLRVGMDPTYMPFEMTNKRGQIVGFEVDLLKAMAKAMNVKLELVSTSYDGIIPALLTDKFDMIGSGMTLTQERNLRVNFSDPFIVVGQTLLIRKDLEGTIKSYKDLNDPKYRITSKIGTTGEFVAKKQLSKAQYHGFDNEPEAVMDVVNGKADAFIYDSPYNVVAVNKFGAGKLVFLDQPFTYEPLAFGLKKGDYDSVNFINNFLKQIHEDGTYDRLHDKWFKSTDWLKDME; encoded by the coding sequence ATGAAAAAGTACGTGGCATCGCTGGTCATGGGCGTCTGCGCCCTGGTGGGCGTGGCTTCGGCGCAGGCTGGCGCCATCGATGAAGCGGCCAAGCGCGGCACACTGCGCGTGGGCATGGACCCGACCTACATGCCGTTCGAGATGACCAACAAGCGCGGTCAGATCGTTGGTTTCGAAGTGGACCTGCTCAAGGCCATGGCCAAGGCCATGAACGTCAAGCTGGAGCTCGTTTCCACCAGCTACGACGGCATCATCCCGGCCCTGCTGACCGACAAGTTCGACATGATCGGCTCGGGCATGACCCTGACCCAGGAACGCAACCTGCGCGTCAACTTCTCCGATCCCTTCATCGTGGTCGGCCAGACCCTGCTGATCCGCAAGGACCTGGAAGGCACCATCAAGTCCTACAAGGACCTGAACGATCCGAAGTACCGCATCACCTCCAAGATCGGCACCACTGGCGAGTTCGTCGCCAAGAAGCAGCTGTCCAAGGCCCAGTACCACGGCTTCGACAACGAGCCCGAAGCGGTCATGGACGTGGTCAACGGCAAGGCCGATGCCTTCATCTACGACTCGCCCTACAACGTGGTCGCCGTCAACAAGTTCGGCGCCGGCAAGCTGGTCTTCCTGGATCAGCCGTTCACCTACGAGCCGCTGGCCTTCGGCCTGAAGAAGGGCGATTACGACTCGGTCAACTTCATCAACAACTTCCTCAAGCAGATCCACGAAGACGGCACCTACGATCGTCTGCATGACAAGTGGTTCAAGAGCACCGACTGGCTCAAGGACATGGAATAA
- the pip gene encoding prolyl aminopeptidase, translating into MQSLYPEIKPHARHELAVEAPHVLYVDESGTPDGLPVLFIHGGPGSGCDAMSRRFFDPNIYRIVTFDQRGCGRSTPYASLENNTTWHLVQDIERIREHLGIDKWVLFGGSWGSTLSLAYAQTHPERVLAMIVRGIFLCRPQEIHWFYQEGASRLFPDYWEDYLAPIPADEQGDLVNAFHRRLTGPDQIAQMHAARAWSTWEGRTATLRPNPAVVERFSDPHRSLSIARIENHYFVNGGFLEPDQLLRDMHKIAHLPGVIVHGRYDVVCPLDNAWALHKAWPNSELQIVRDAGHAASEPGITDALVRATNEIGRRLLNLPPEAE; encoded by the coding sequence ATGCAATCTTTGTATCCGGAAATCAAGCCTCACGCCCGTCATGAACTGGCCGTCGAAGCGCCGCACGTCCTCTATGTGGATGAAAGCGGTACGCCCGACGGGTTGCCGGTTCTGTTCATCCATGGCGGCCCGGGCTCCGGTTGCGATGCCATGTCGCGCCGCTTCTTCGATCCGAACATCTACCGCATCGTCACCTTCGACCAGCGCGGCTGCGGGCGCTCCACGCCCTATGCGAGCCTGGAGAACAACACCACCTGGCACCTGGTGCAGGACATCGAGCGCATCCGCGAGCATCTGGGCATCGACAAGTGGGTGCTGTTCGGTGGCTCCTGGGGTTCGACCCTGTCCCTGGCCTACGCCCAGACCCATCCCGAGCGCGTACTGGCGATGATCGTGCGTGGCATCTTCCTGTGCCGTCCGCAGGAGATCCACTGGTTCTACCAGGAAGGCGCGAGCCGCCTGTTCCCCGATTACTGGGAGGATTACCTGGCGCCGATTCCGGCGGACGAGCAGGGCGACCTGGTGAACGCCTTCCATCGCCGGCTGACCGGTCCGGACCAGATCGCCCAGATGCACGCCGCCCGTGCCTGGTCCACCTGGGAAGGTCGCACCGCCACGCTGCGGCCCAATCCCGCGGTGGTCGAGCGCTTCTCCGATCCGCACCGCTCATTGTCCATCGCCCGCATCGAGAACCACTACTTCGTCAATGGCGGCTTCCTGGAGCCGGACCAGCTGCTGCGCGACATGCACAAGATCGCTCACCTGCCGGGCGTGATCGTCCATGGCCGCTACGACGTGGTCTGTCCGCTGGACAACGCCTGGGCGCTGCACAAGGCCTGGCCCAACAGTGAGTTGCAGATCGTCCGCGACGCCGGCCACGCGGCCAGCGAGCCGGGGATCACCGATGCGCTGGTGCGCGCGACCAATGAAATCGGCCGCCGCTTGCTGAACCTCCCGCCGGAGGCTGAATGA
- a CDS encoding glucan biosynthesis protein G produces MIFRSVQQPLSRKFLRVLAGSALVALSAGQAWAFNLDDVAERAKALAGEKYSAPASNLPSEFSEMKFADYQQIRFRNDKAYWAGEKTPFKISFYHQGMHFDTPVKISEVTSSSVKEIKYDPSRFDFGSLKFDANATKDLGYAGFRILYPINSSDKQDEIGTFLGASYFRIIGKDQWWGLSARGLALDTALPSGEEFPRFREFWIEHPKPTDKHLVIFALLDSPRATGAYRFIIRPVNDTVVDVKARVYLRDKVSKLGLAPLTSMFLFGSNQPSAEHNFRPELHDSTGLQIHAGNDEWIWRPLNNPKHLSVSAYSVENPKGFGLLQRGREFSRYEDLDDRYDMRPSAWVEPQGDWGKGTVELVEIPTPDETNDNIVAFWNPEKRPENGEPLDFAYRMRWTKDEEALHDPKSAWVMQTLRSVGDVKQKNLIRQPDGSVALVVDFVGPTLKALAGDAPVSTQVSTDDNAEVKENNLRYNPVTQGWRLTLRIKVKDPKKPTEMRAALVNGGQTISETWSYQLPADE; encoded by the coding sequence GTGATTTTCCGTTCCGTTCAACAACCTCTTTCTCGCAAATTCCTGCGCGTGCTGGCTGGCTCCGCCCTCGTGGCGTTGAGCGCCGGCCAAGCCTGGGCTTTCAATCTCGATGACGTGGCCGAGCGGGCCAAGGCGCTGGCGGGCGAAAAGTACAGCGCGCCGGCCAGCAACCTGCCATCGGAATTCAGCGAAATGAAATTCGCTGACTACCAGCAGATTCGCTTCCGCAACGACAAGGCGTACTGGGCCGGCGAGAAGACGCCGTTCAAGATCAGCTTCTATCACCAGGGCATGCATTTCGACACGCCGGTGAAAATCAGCGAAGTGACCTCCAGCAGCGTCAAGGAGATCAAGTACGATCCCTCGCGCTTCGACTTCGGTTCGCTGAAGTTCGACGCCAATGCCACCAAGGACCTGGGCTACGCCGGCTTCCGCATCCTCTATCCGATCAACAGCTCGGACAAGCAGGACGAAATCGGCACCTTCCTGGGCGCCAGCTACTTCCGCATCATCGGCAAGGACCAGTGGTGGGGCCTGTCCGCCCGTGGCCTGGCGCTGGACACCGCGCTGCCGTCGGGTGAGGAATTCCCGCGCTTCCGTGAGTTCTGGATCGAGCATCCCAAACCCACCGACAAGCACCTGGTGATCTTCGCCCTGCTGGATTCGCCGCGTGCCACCGGCGCGTACCGCTTCATCATCCGTCCGGTCAATGACACCGTGGTGGATGTGAAGGCGCGCGTCTACCTGCGCGACAAGGTTTCCAAGCTGGGCCTGGCGCCGCTGACCAGCATGTTCCTGTTCGGCTCCAACCAGCCGTCCGCCGAGCACAACTTCCGTCCGGAGTTGCACGACTCCACCGGCCTGCAGATCCATGCCGGCAACGACGAGTGGATCTGGCGTCCGCTGAACAACCCGAAACACCTGTCCGTCAGCGCCTACAGCGTCGAGAACCCGAAAGGCTTCGGCCTGCTGCAGCGCGGCCGCGAATTCTCCCGCTACGAAGACCTGGACGACCGCTACGACATGCGCCCGTCCGCCTGGGTCGAGCCGCAGGGCGACTGGGGCAAGGGTACCGTCGAGCTGGTAGAGATCCCGACCCCGGACGAAACCAACGACAATATCGTTGCCTTCTGGAACCCCGAGAAGCGCCCGGAGAACGGCGAGCCGCTGGACTTCGCCTACCGCATGCGCTGGACCAAGGACGAAGAGGCACTGCACGACCCGAAATCCGCCTGGGTCATGCAGACCCTGCGTTCGGTCGGTGACGTGAAGCAGAAGAACCTGATCCGCCAGCCGGATGGCAGCGTTGCCCTGGTCGTCGACTTCGTCGGTCCGACCCTCAAGGCGCTGGCCGGTGATGCTCCGGTAAGCACCCAGGTGAGCACGGATGACAATGCCGAGGTCAAGGAGAACAACCTGCGTTACAACCCGGTGACCCAGGGCTGGCGTCTGACCCTGCGGATCAAGGTCAAGGATCCGAAGAAGCCGACGGAAATGCGCGCCGCGCTGGTGAATGGCGGCCAGACCATTTCCGAAACCTGGAGCTACCAGCTGCCTGCCGATGAATAA
- the hutI gene encoding imidazolonepropionase → MRTLWQHCHAATLAQGRYSIVEDAAIVTRAGLIEWIGPRSELPTVAAERTVDLGGAWVTPGLIDCHTHLVFGGDRSGEFEQRLNGVSYAEIAAAGGGIASTVRATREASEDELLASAIKRARPLLADGVTVLEVKSGYGLDLESERRMLRVARRLEQVLPVTVRTTCLSAHALPPEYAGRADEYIEQICEHILPALAEEGLVDAVDAFCEHLAFSPAQVERVFQAAKRLGLPVKLHAEQLSSLHGSTLAARYGALSADHLEFMDESDAIAMAEAGTVAVLLPGAFFVLRETQLPPMDALRKHGVAIAIASDLNPGTSPALSLRLMMNMACTSFRLTPEEALAGVTLNAARALGMAGSHGSLEAGKVADFIAWDIQRPAELAYWLGGDLPKRVIRHGEEL, encoded by the coding sequence ATGAGAACTCTCTGGCAGCATTGCCACGCAGCGACCCTGGCCCAGGGTCGCTACTCGATCGTCGAGGATGCGGCGATCGTCACCCGCGCCGGGTTGATCGAATGGATCGGCCCGCGCAGTGAGCTGCCGACGGTCGCCGCCGAACGCACGGTGGACCTGGGCGGTGCCTGGGTCACACCGGGCCTCATCGACTGCCACACCCACCTGGTGTTCGGTGGTGATCGCAGCGGTGAATTCGAGCAGCGCCTGAACGGCGTCAGCTACGCCGAGATCGCCGCCGCCGGTGGCGGCATCGCCAGCACCGTGCGCGCCACCCGCGAGGCCAGCGAGGATGAGCTGCTGGCCAGCGCCATCAAGCGCGCCCGTCCGCTGCTGGCCGATGGCGTGACCGTACTGGAAGTGAAGTCCGGCTACGGCCTCGACCTGGAAAGCGAGCGGCGCATGCTGCGCGTCGCCCGCCGCCTGGAACAGGTGCTGCCGGTGACGGTGCGTACCACCTGCCTGTCGGCCCACGCGCTGCCGCCGGAATACGCTGGTCGCGCCGATGAGTACATCGAGCAGATCTGCGAGCACATCCTCCCGGCCCTGGCCGAGGAAGGACTGGTGGATGCGGTGGACGCCTTCTGCGAACACCTGGCGTTCTCTCCCGCACAAGTCGAGCGGGTATTCCAGGCCGCCAAGCGCCTGGGCCTGCCGGTGAAGCTGCACGCCGAGCAACTGTCCTCGCTGCACGGCTCCACCCTGGCCGCGCGCTACGGCGCGCTGTCCGCCGACCACCTCGAGTTCATGGACGAAAGCGACGCCATCGCCATGGCCGAAGCGGGCACCGTCGCGGTGCTGCTGCCGGGCGCCTTCTTCGTCCTGCGGGAAACCCAGCTGCCGCCGATGGATGCTCTGCGCAAGCACGGCGTGGCCATCGCCATCGCCAGCGATCTCAACCCCGGCACCTCGCCCGCGCTGTCCCTGCGCCTGATGATGAACATGGCCTGCACCTCGTTCCGTCTGACGCCGGAAGAGGCGCTGGCCGGCGTCACCCTCAACGCCGCGCGCGCTCTGGGCATGGCCGGCAGCCATGGCAGCCTGGAAGCGGGCAAGGTCGCCGATTTCATCGCCTGGGACATCCAGCGCCCCGCCGAACTGGCCTACTGGCTCGGCGGCGACCTGCCCAAGCGCGTCATTCGTCACGGCGAAGAGCTGTGA
- the hutG gene encoding N-formylglutamate deformylase: MDNVLEFKRGRVPLLISMPHPGIRLTPAVEAGLVDEARELADTDWHIPKLYAFAEQLGASTLAAGYSRYVVDLNRPADDKPLYSTATTGLYPDTLFDGRPLFKDGLVPSAEERARYLAEVWTPYHQTLADELARLKAEFGYALLWDAHSIRSHIPHLFDGKLPDFNIGTNSGASCDAQLAERLVAVCAEAPSYSHILNGRFKGGHITRHYGQPQQDVHAVQLELAQCNYMDERVPFGYREDLAAPTAQVLRRMLETFIAWGRERYGR, translated from the coding sequence ATGGATAACGTTCTCGAATTCAAGCGCGGCCGTGTGCCGCTGCTGATCAGCATGCCGCACCCCGGCATTCGCCTGACCCCGGCGGTGGAAGCCGGCCTGGTCGACGAGGCCCGCGAACTGGCCGATACCGACTGGCATATTCCCAAGCTCTACGCCTTCGCCGAGCAACTGGGCGCCAGCACCCTGGCCGCCGGCTACTCGCGCTACGTCGTCGACCTCAACCGCCCGGCCGACGACAAGCCGCTGTACAGCACCGCCACCACCGGCCTGTACCCGGACACCCTGTTCGACGGCCGCCCGCTGTTCAAGGACGGCCTGGTGCCGTCCGCCGAGGAACGCGCGCGCTACCTGGCCGAAGTCTGGACGCCTTATCACCAGACCCTGGCCGACGAGCTGGCGCGCCTGAAGGCCGAGTTCGGCTACGCGCTGCTGTGGGATGCCCACTCGATCCGCTCGCACATCCCGCACCTGTTCGACGGCAAGCTGCCGGACTTCAACATCGGCACCAACTCCGGCGCCAGTTGCGATGCGCAGCTGGCCGAGCGCCTGGTGGCGGTGTGCGCCGAGGCGCCGAGCTACAGCCACATCCTCAATGGCCGCTTCAAGGGCGGGCACATCACCCGCCATTACGGCCAGCCGCAGCAGGACGTGCATGCGGTGCAGCTGGAGCTGGCGCAGTGCAACTACATGGATGAGCGCGTGCCCTTCGGCTACCGCGAGGATCTGGCGGCGCCCACCGCCCAGGTGCTCCGGCGCATGCTGGAAACCTTTATCGCCTGGGGCCGCGAGCGCTACGGGCGCTGA
- the dtd gene encoding D-aminoacyl-tRNA deacylase — protein sequence MKGLIQRVRGARVEVEGEVVGAIDHGLLVLVGVEPEDSEESVNRLLHKLLNYRVFGDDEGKMNLSLSDVGGGLLLVSQFTLAADTRKGLRPSFSSAAPPERGAALFDLLVEQARARHPLVATGRFGANMQVHLVNDGPVTFLLEA from the coding sequence ATGAAGGGATTGATCCAGCGGGTGCGCGGCGCCCGCGTCGAGGTCGAGGGCGAAGTGGTCGGCGCCATCGACCACGGCTTGCTGGTCCTGGTGGGCGTCGAACCCGAGGACAGCGAGGAGTCGGTAAACCGTTTGTTGCACAAGCTGCTTAACTATCGAGTGTTTGGCGACGATGAAGGTAAAATGAACCTTTCATTGAGCGATGTCGGTGGCGGTTTGTTGCTGGTTTCGCAGTTCACTCTGGCCGCGGACACCCGAAAGGGGCTTCGGCCGAGCTTTTCCAGCGCGGCGCCACCCGAAAGGGGCGCCGCGTTGTTCGATCTACTTGTTGAACAGGCGCGAGCCCGTCATCCCTTGGTCGCCACTGGTCGCTTCGGCGCCAACATGCAGGTCCACCTGGTCAATGACGGACCGGTGACCTTTCTTCTGGAGGCTTGA
- the mdoH gene encoding glucans biosynthesis glucosyltransferase MdoH, producing the protein MNNSTPTTAPVADYLAHLPLSAAERERLARAGSFSELHEQLAGDDSQSDDVALASVGARLRHGYGQELDDARMLGMDDNGRTYLKAAPPIQRTKVIPEPWRTNPLIRGWRRLIGRSNPSRPVRDLPKARWQRVGSWRRFILVLMMLGQTSVATYYMKGILPYQGWAFVDLAELSRQSWLESLQQVLPYVVQFGVLTLFAILFCWVSAGFWTALMGFWELLTGRDRYRISGSSAGNEPIAAQARTAIVMPICNEDVPRVFAGLRATYESVAASGELDRFDFFVLSDTNQPDIAMAEEKAWIELCNEAKGFGRIFYRRRRRRVKRKSGNIDDFCRRWGGQYKYMVVMDADSVMSGDCLTKLVRLMEANPEAGIIQTAPKASGMDTLYARMQQFATRVYGPLFTAGLHFWQLGESHYWGHNAIIRMKPFIEHCALAPLPGKGSFAGAILSHDFVEAALMRRAGWGVWIAYDLEGSYEELPPNLLDELKRDRRWCHGNLMNFRLFLVKGMHPVHRAVFLTGVMSYLSAPLWFFFLVLSTALLAVHQLMEPQYFLEPRQLFPIWPQWHPEKAIALFSTTLTLLFLPKLLSVMLIWAKGAKGYGGVVKVTMSMLLEMLFSVLLAPVRMLFHTRFVLAAFLGWEAQWKSPQRDDDDTPWSEALRRHGLQTLLGLCWALLVAWLNPRFLWWLSPIVGALMLSIPVSVISSRVKLGLASRDEKLFLIPEEYDTPRELRATDEYTYQNRWQALKDGFVRSAVDPVLNALACAMGTARHGQSAAIEATRAALVEKALEAGPEQLDGNRRLALLSDPVALSRLHLALWQGNKEQWIGQWQASLQADSHAPAVPLAPVAEQPPLSLPAAQS; encoded by the coding sequence ATGAATAACTCCACCCCTACCACCGCGCCGGTGGCCGACTACCTCGCGCACCTGCCGCTTTCTGCGGCAGAGCGCGAGCGTCTGGCCCGGGCCGGTTCCTTCAGCGAGCTGCACGAGCAGCTCGCTGGCGATGATTCCCAGAGTGACGATGTCGCGCTGGCCTCGGTTGGTGCGCGCCTGCGCCACGGCTACGGCCAGGAGCTGGACGATGCCCGGATGCTGGGCATGGACGACAACGGCCGTACCTACCTCAAGGCCGCGCCGCCGATCCAGCGTACCAAGGTCATCCCCGAGCCCTGGCGCACCAACCCGCTGATTCGCGGCTGGCGCCGCCTGATCGGCCGCAGCAACCCGTCCCGACCGGTTCGTGACCTGCCCAAGGCGCGCTGGCAGCGGGTCGGCTCGTGGCGCCGTTTCATCCTGGTACTGATGATGCTGGGTCAGACCAGCGTCGCCACCTACTACATGAAAGGCATCCTGCCCTATCAGGGCTGGGCGTTCGTCGACCTGGCGGAGCTCAGCCGCCAGAGCTGGCTGGAGAGCCTGCAGCAGGTGCTGCCGTACGTGGTCCAGTTCGGCGTGCTGACGTTGTTCGCCATCCTGTTCTGTTGGGTGTCCGCCGGTTTCTGGACCGCCCTGATGGGCTTCTGGGAGCTGCTCACCGGCCGTGACCGCTACCGCATCTCCGGTAGCAGCGCCGGCAATGAGCCGATCGCCGCGCAAGCGCGTACCGCGATCGTCATGCCGATCTGCAACGAGGACGTGCCGCGAGTCTTCGCCGGCCTGCGTGCGACCTACGAGTCGGTGGCCGCCAGCGGCGAGCTGGATCGCTTCGACTTCTTCGTGCTCAGCGACACCAACCAGCCGGACATCGCGATGGCCGAGGAAAAGGCCTGGATCGAGCTGTGCAATGAGGCCAAGGGCTTCGGTCGCATCTTCTACCGTCGCCGTCGGCGCCGGGTGAAGCGCAAGAGCGGCAACATCGACGACTTCTGCCGTCGCTGGGGTGGCCAGTACAAGTACATGGTCGTCATGGACGCCGACAGCGTGATGAGCGGCGACTGCCTGACCAAGCTGGTGCGCCTGATGGAGGCCAATCCCGAGGCCGGCATCATCCAGACCGCGCCCAAGGCGTCGGGCATGGACACCCTCTATGCGCGCATGCAGCAGTTCGCCACCCGCGTTTACGGTCCGCTGTTCACCGCCGGCCTGCACTTCTGGCAGCTGGGCGAGTCGCACTACTGGGGCCACAACGCGATCATCCGCATGAAGCCCTTCATCGAGCACTGCGCCTTGGCGCCGCTGCCGGGCAAAGGTTCCTTCGCCGGTGCGATCCTTTCCCACGACTTCGTCGAAGCCGCGCTGATGCGCCGCGCCGGCTGGGGCGTGTGGATCGCCTACGACCTGGAAGGCAGCTACGAGGAATTGCCGCCGAACCTGCTCGACGAGCTCAAGCGTGACCGTCGCTGGTGCCACGGCAACCTGATGAACTTCCGCCTGTTCCTGGTCAAGGGCATGCACCCGGTGCACCGCGCGGTGTTCCTCACTGGCGTGATGTCCTACCTGTCGGCGCCGCTGTGGTTCTTCTTCCTGGTGCTGTCTACCGCGCTGCTGGCGGTGCACCAGCTGATGGAGCCGCAGTACTTCCTCGAGCCGCGCCAGCTGTTCCCGATCTGGCCGCAGTGGCACCCGGAAAAGGCCATCGCCCTGTTCTCCACCACCCTGACCCTGCTGTTCCTGCCCAAGCTGCTCAGCGTCATGCTGATCTGGGCCAAGGGCGCCAAGGGTTACGGCGGCGTGGTCAAGGTGACCATGAGCATGCTGCTGGAGATGCTCTTCTCGGTGCTGCTGGCGCCGGTGCGCATGCTCTTCCACACCCGCTTCGTGCTGGCCGCGTTCCTCGGCTGGGAAGCGCAGTGGAAGTCGCCGCAGCGCGACGACGACGACACCCCGTGGAGCGAGGCGCTGCGCCGCCATGGCCTGCAGACCCTGCTGGGCCTGTGCTGGGCGCTGCTGGTGGCGTGGCTGAACCCGCGCTTCCTGTGGTGGTTGTCGCCCATCGTCGGCGCCCTGATGCTGTCGATCCCGGTCTCGGTGATCAGCAGCCGGGTCAAGCTCGGCCTGGCTTCGCGTGACGAGAAGCTGTTCCTCATCCCCGAGGAATACGACACGCCGCGCGAGCTGCGTGCCACCGACGAGTACACCTACCAGAACCGCTGGCAGGCGCTGAAGGATGGTTTCGTCCGCTCCGCCGTGGACCCGGTGCTGAACGCCCTGGCCTGCGCCATGGGCACTGCCCGACACGGCCAGTCCGCCGCCATCGAAGCGACCCGCGCCGCGTTGGTCGAGAAGGCGCTGGAAGCCGGCCCCGAGCAGCTCGACGGCAATCGCCGCCTGGCGCTGCTGAGCGACCCGGTTGCGCTGTCGCGCCTGCACCTGGCGCTCTGGCAGGGCAACAAGGAACAGTGGATCGGCCAATGGCAGGCGTCGCTGCAGGCCGATAGTCACGCGCCCGCCGTGCCGCTGGCACCGGTGGCCGAACAGCCCCCGCTGTCGCTGCCCGCCGCACAGTCCTGA